GATGCGATAATCTCTGCGGATAAATCGAGGCCAACTCGATTCAGGGCCGGTCCAAAGAACCGCTCACGGAGAAGGGACCAATCCACTTAGTCGCCTCGCCCGGAATCCGGTAAAACGCGCTTGGCGATCGTCATCCCCAGATCGCTGATCCGCCCGCGGAGCGTGCTGCGGGCGATACCGAGCAATTGACTGGCCAGCACTTGATTTCCCCCGACCCGCTCGATGATCTCGGGAAGTAGGATGCGGTCGACTTCGCAATGCACGCGGCGATAGATATCGTCCTCGCCCGCGTCGAGCAGATTTCGCGCGTACTCCGCCACATGAAAGCTGCCATCGGGAAGCGCGGTCGGCACACCGGCGTCAGGAGATACCTGGCAACTTGGCGGCAGACACTCGGGGACGATCGTGTCGCTCACGGCATGCACCAGCGCGTATTTCACGGCGCTCTGCAGTTCGCGGACGTTGCCCGGCCAAGGATGCTGCCGGAGCAAGGCCATTGCTTCCGGCGAGACCGACCGGACGTTCTTCCCCAGCTCTTGGTTAAACTGTCGAATGAAATAATCCAAAAGCAAGGCAAGATCATCCAGCCGCTCGCGGAGCGGCGGGAGCCGGATCGCAAACACCTTGAGCCGATAATACAAATCGCGGCGGAACAAACCTTCTTCGACGAGTTCCTCCAGGTTCTGATTGGTGGCGGCGATCACGCGGACGTTGGCCCGGAGTGTCTTGTTGCTCCCCACGCGCTCGAAGCTGCCATCCTGCAGCACGCGGAGCACTTTCGCCTGAGCGGCTAGCGGCATGTCGCCGATTTCATCGAGCAACAACGTGCCGCCATCAACCTGCTGAAACTTGCCGACGCGCAGGTCCGCGGCCCCGGTGAACGCCCCGCGTTCGTGGCCGAAGAGTTCGCTTTCCAACAGCGGTTCGGGAATCGCGGCACAGTTGATGGCCAGAAACGGTCCCTGGCTGCGGCGACTGTAATGATAGATCACCTGAGCGAGCAATTCCTTGCCGACGCCGCTCT
The Pirellulales bacterium DNA segment above includes these coding regions:
- a CDS encoding sigma-54 dependent transcriptional regulator, which encodes MPKLLIVDDEPNLLYSLKKALRSDSLEVVTAETARDGIDKVRELNPDVVILDVRLPDMSGLDAFSEIATIDSRLPVIMITAYSTMETAIEATKRGAYEYLLKPVPFDQLRGAVQRALEIRRGESPTGRSEANDGVASEGLMVGQSPAMQEVYKAIGRIAPQDVTVLIEGESGVGKELLAQVIYHYSRRSQGPFLAINCAAIPEPLLESELFGHERGAFTGAADLRVGKFQQVDGGTLLLDEIGDMPLAAQAKVLRVLQDGSFERVGSNKTLRANVRVIAATNQNLEELVEEGLFRRDLYYRLKVFAIRLPPLRERLDDLALLLDYFIRQFNQELGKNVRSVSPEAMALLRQHPWPGNVRELQSAVKYALVHAVSDTIVPECLPPSCQVSPDAGVPTALPDGSFHVAEYARNLLDAGEDDIYRRVHCEVDRILLPEIIERVGGNQVLASQLLGIARSTLRGRISDLGMTIAKRVLPDSGRGD